One genomic segment of Tripterygium wilfordii isolate XIE 37 chromosome 9, ASM1340144v1, whole genome shotgun sequence includes these proteins:
- the LOC120006288 gene encoding uncharacterized protein LOC120006288 — translation MNFDRDEFGLRPGNSYPFPTLCNSLKRRRSRTVGFPVCRSLRDLQLNWVDISGVVIEHLLSSCPYLEQLSIENSDSLVDLNVTDQSPRLKHLKIVGCPELESIYLSTTSLLSFNYFGQIIHISFVNVPNLVKVSVGGKYSDSIISNFAQLSNYVFRLETLTLHSRLFVQIGEWEEEGSTVHLKFPMLSHLKNLKLIVSAYDSQSLLAFAPLLKASPSLHSFALELEVYSWLGLTMVEKAPKCPLLCLKEVEIVGFVGWDIDMEFVTFLIENAIMLEKIVIDPLVPLEGSRLTEEEVKERKEFLKTKAIRKRAMRLKSKFSLGDKLVLRNF, via the exons ATGAACTTTGACAGGGACGAATTTGGCTTGAGGCCTGGAAATAGTTACCCTTTCCCCACATTATGTAACTCTCTAAAGAGACGGCGTTCACGTACTGTGGGGTTTCCTGTTTGCAGATCCCTCAGGGATCTTCAGCTAAATTGGGTAGATATTAGTGGAGTTGTTATTGAACACTTGTTATCATCTTGCCCCTATCTTGAACAGTTATCCATAGAAAATTCAGATTCTCTTGTTGATCTAAATGTCACCGATCAATCACCTCGATTGAAGCACTTGAAGATAGTTGGTTGCCCCGAATTGGAAAGCATATATCTCTCCACAACAAGTCTTTTGTCGTTCAACTATTTTGGTCAGATAATTCATATCTCGTTTGTGAATGTCCCCAACCTTGTTAAAGTATCTGTTGGAGGGAAGTATTCTGATTCTATCATCAGTAACTTTGCTCAGCTTTCAAACTATGTATTTCGTCTAGAGACGCTTACACTACATTCTAGACTATTTGTTCAAATTGGGGAGTGGGAGGAGGAGGGAAGTACAGTGCATCTCAAATTTCCTATGTTGTCACACCTAAAGAATTTGAAATTGATAGTTTCTGCATACGATTCTCAGAGTCTTCTTGCTTTTGCTCCCTTGCTGAAGGCATCTCCTTCCTTGCATAGTTTTGCATTGGAG TTAGAGGTGTATTCTTGGCTTGGTTTGACGATGGTAGAAAAGGCCCCAAAATGTCCACTTCTGTGCCTTAAAGAGGTGGAAATTGTTGGCTTCGTGGGTTGGGATATCGACATGGAATTTGTTACGTTTTTGATTGAGAATGCCATTATGCTAGAGAAAATCGTCATTGATCCTCTGGTTCCATTAGAGGGCTCCCGGTTGACTGAGGAGGAAGTGAAGGAGAGAAAGGAGTTCCTGAAGACGAAAGCCATCAGAAAGCGTGCAATGCGACTCAAATCTAAATTTTCTCTTGGGGACAAACTAGTGCTCcgtaatttttga
- the LOC120006700 gene encoding MA3 DOMAIN-CONTAINING TRANSLATION REGULATORY FACTOR 2, protein MEFSDGFASCEHRELVRSASESADPLSVTPLQTSSVSPKSPRSSPKSPSSPVAHAKPASPSKGSPLKHDRHSHSPNDGCPKKGGSGGKGTWGGLMDSDDCSILDPNDPNYDSSEDCENSSAIRKTADFDEFRKKTTIIVEEYFANDDVVSTANELRELGMPVYNYYFVKKLVSTAMDRNDKEKEMAGVLLSALYANIIDSQQVYRGFTKLVESADDLIVDIPDAVDILALFIARAVVDEILPPAFLKKQMDCLPKGSKGVDVLKRAEKGYLAAPLHAEIIERRWGGSKSNSVEDVKVRINNLLIEYVASKDKKEACRCIKDLKVPFFHHEIVKRALIKAMEKPQAEGLLLDLLKEAAEEGLINTSQISKGFGRMIDMVDDLSLDIPNARAMLRSLISKAASEGWLCASSLKSLSVAPVKPSLEDSVAKIFKLKAQSIIQEYFLTGDILEVSSCLESENTTCSAELNAIFVKRLITLVMDRKNREKEMASVLLSSLCFPADDIVNGFTMLIESADDTALDNPVVVEDLAMFVARAVVDEVLAPQHLEEIATQFSGPDSIGSKVLQMAKSLLKARLSGERILRCWGGGGSSKPGWAVEDVKEKIEKLLEEYESGGDAREACRCIKELGMPFFHHEVVKKALVTVIEKKNDKLWSLLDKGFSSGLITMYQMTKGFGRLGDSLDDLALDVPDAEKQFIHYVDKARTIGWLDNSFTFNKSGDGKENVICL, encoded by the exons ATGGAGTTCAGTGATGGTTTTGCATCATGTGAGCATCGGGAGCTTGTCCGATCTGCTTCAGAGAGTGCAGATCCATTATCTGTTACTCCGTTGCAGACGTCGTCAGTGTCTCCAAAATCTCCAAGATCCTCCCCCAAATCTCCAAGTTCCCCAGTGGCACATGCCAAACCAGCAAGTCCAAGCAAGGGAAGTCCACTAAAGCATGATAGACATTCGCATTCCCCTAACGATGGATGCCCTAAAAAAG GTGGATCAGGAGGCAAAGGTACCTGGGGAGGGTTAATGGACAGCGATGATTGTTCTATCCTTGATCCTAATGACCCGAACTATGACAGTAGCGAG GATTGTGAAAATTCAAGTGCCATAAGAAAGACTGCTGATTTTGATGAGTTCAGAAAGAAAACTACAATAATTGTGGAGGAGTACTTTGCGAATGACGATGTTGTCTCGACAGCTAATGAATTGAGAGAACTTGGAATGCCAGTCTATAACTACTACTTCGTCAAGAAACTTGTATCTACTGCAATGGATCGGAATGACAAAGAGAAGGAGATGGCTGGTGTTCTACTATCAGCTCTCTATGCCAATATCATTGATTCTCAGCAGGTTTACCGAGGCTTCACTAAATTGGTGGAATCTGCTGATGACTTGATTGTAGACATACCTGATGCAGTTGATATTCTTGCATTGTTCATAGCTCGAGCTGTGGTGGATGAGATACTTCCACCTGCATTTTTGAAGAAACAAATGGATTGTTTACCAAAAGGTTCAAAGGGTGTTGACGTACTGAAGAGGGCAGAGAAGGGTTATCTGGCAGCCCCTTTACATGCTGAAATAATTGAGCGACGATGGGGAGGTAGTAAGAGTAACTCGGTTGAGGATGTGAAAGTGAGGATTAACAATCTGTTGATAGAATATGTGGCGAGtaaagataagaaagaagcTTGCAGGTGCATCAAGGATTTGAAAGTTCCTTTCTTCCACCATGAGATAGTAAAACGAGCTCTTATAAAGGCAATGGAGAAGCCGCAAGCTGAAGGCCTGCTACTAGACTTGCTCAAAGAAGCTGCTGAAGAAGGTTTAATAAACACAAGTCAAATATCAAAAGGGTTTGGTCGGATGATCGACATGGTTGATGATTTATCACTTGACATACCAAATGCAAGAGCGATGCTGCGATCCTTGATTTCCAAGGCAGCATCAGAGGGCTGGTTGTGTGCTTCATCTTTAAAGTCACTCTCAGTAGCGCCAGTAAAGCCATCATTAGAAGACAGTGTCGCCAAGATTTTTAAGTTGAAGGCTCAGTCTATTATTCAAGAATATTTTCTTACTGGTGATATTTTAGAGGTCAGTAGTTGTCTAGAATCAGAAAATACTACATGTTCAGCTGAACTGAATGCTATCTTTGTGAAGAGACTAATAACTCTAGTAATGGACAGAAAGAATAGAGAGAAGGAAATGGCATCTGTTTTGTTGTCATCTTTGTGTTTTCCAGCAGATGATATTGTTAACGGGTTTACGATGTTGATAGAATCTGCAGATGACACTGCTCTTGATAATCCTGTTGTTGTTGAAGATCTTGCTATGTTTGTAGCTCGAGCAGTGGTCGATGAAGTGTTGGCTCCACAACATTTGGAGGAGATTGCAACCCAGTTTTCCGGGCCAGATTCGATTGGAAGCAAAGTCCTCCAAATGGCAAAGTCGTTGTTAAAGGCTCGACTTTCAGGGGAGAGGATCTTGAGGTGTTGGGGTGGTGGAGGAAGCAGCAAGCCTGGATGGGCTGTTGAGGATGTCAAGGAAAAAATTGAGAAGTTGTTGGAGGAGTATGAATCTGGAGGGGATGCAAGGGAAGCTTGTCGCTGCATTAAGGAATTAGGCATGCCATTTTTTCACCACGAGGTCGTCAAGAAAGCGTTGGTGACAGTAATAGAGAAAAAGAATGACAAGCTATGGAGTTTGCTCGATAAAGGCTTCAGTTCAGGACTCATAACCATGTATCAGATGACGAAGGGTTTCGGGAGATTAGGTGATTCTCTAGATGACCTGGCTCTGGATGTGCCTGATGCTGAGAAACAGTTCATACATTATGTTGACAAAGCAAGAACTATAGGATGGTTAGATAATTCTTTCACTTTCAACAAATCTGGAGATGGAAAGGAGAATGTAATCTGCCTATGA